One Pseudomonadota bacterium genomic window, TCTGCTCGACCCACGCCCCGAGTGCGGGCAGCGTCTGGTGGACCCCCAGCAAGCTGGAGAGCCACCCCGTCGACCGCTGATAGCGCACCAGCGAGGGATTGCTGACGTGGGCGAGCTCTGCGGCTTTTCGGAAGGCGTCGTCCTGATAGCCCACGCTGTCGATGAGGGAGAGACCCAGCGCCTCGCGACCGGTCCAGACCCGACCGTCGGCCAGGTCTTCCACCTGCTTTCGTGAGAGCCTGCCCTTGCGCCCCTCGGCCACCACATCGACGAAGCGGCCCCACATCTTCTGGATCATGCCTTGCATGAGGGCACGTTCGGCGGGCTTCATCTCACGATACGGCGAGCCGATGTCCTTGAAGCTCTCGCTGCCGTCGGGTCGCTGCGACTTCACCACGTTCATCTGCACGCCCACCTTCTGCATGAGCTGCTTCACGTTCACGAGCTGCGCGATCACACCGATGCTGCCCACCACGCTGGTCTCGTGCGCCATCACGTGGTCGGCTGCCATGGCCACGTAGTAGCCCCCCGACGCCATCAGATCGTTGCTCAGCACCACCACCGGGATCTTGCGCTCCTTGCGGAAGAGCATCACCTCGTGGTAGAGGATGTCGCTGGCCGTGATGCCGCCGCCCGGGGTGTTCATCTCGATGAGCACGGCCTTCACATGCTCGTCCTTGCGCGCCTGTCGCAGCTGGGCCACGATGGAGGCCACGAGGCTGCGCGAACCGGTCGAGGCCACGTCGGAGATGGTTCCCACGAGGGCGATGTCGAGCACCTTGTCGGCGGCGTCGCGCTCGCCGCGCACGATCTCCTCTTCGTAGTCGCTGCTGGTCAGCGATGCGCCCACGGCAGAGAGCCGTGACACGGCGAGGCCGAGCCCCGCCATCACGAGAATCACCAGGGCAACGGCGATCCAGATGCGCTTCGAGGACGAAGAGGGAGGCGTGGGGGGCGCGCTGGCGCCATCATGGTCAGTCACTGTCGGTCGAGCGACGGCTGCGGATCATTGCCTGAAGCTGGTTCACCTGGTCGGGTGTGAGAACGCGTTTCACGCTCTCCATGAAGCGCTCGTGGTCAGCGCGGGCCTGCTGCATGCTGGCCTCGGCCAGCGTGCGAACCTGATTGA contains:
- the sppA gene encoding signal peptide peptidase SppA produces the protein MTDHDGASAPPTPPSSSSKRIWIAVALVILVMAGLGLAVSRLSAVGASLTSSDYEEEIVRGERDAADKVLDIALVGTISDVASTGSRSLVASIVAQLRQARKDEHVKAVLIEMNTPGGGITASDILYHEVMLFRKERKIPVVVLSNDLMASGGYYVAMAADHVMAHETSVVGSIGVIAQLVNVKQLMQKVGVQMNVVKSQRPDGSESFKDIGSPYREMKPAERALMQGMIQKMWGRFVDVVAEGRKGRLSRKQVEDLADGRVWTGREALGLSLIDSVGYQDDAFRKAAELAHVSNPSLVRYQRSTGWLSSLLGVHQTLPALGAWVEQSLDPAAASTPRLMYLWSVR